The following is a genomic window from Leptotrichia trevisanii DSM 22070.
GAATTTTGAAAAAATTATATTTGAAATATCAAATACAGCTAGACAAAATGATAAAATGCTAATTCTCACAAACAGTGAAGGAGTTGCTCCAGAAAAACCTGAAATCGTAAAAATTTCTCCAAAAGTTACAGATATATCTGAAACTGAAAAGGAAAAAATACTGGCTGAAAAAAATAAACCAATTAACCTTGATATAAGTGTAGTTTTCCAAAATAAACCTTCAAAAAATATAAGAAATTTAAAAGTTATCCTTATTAATACTGAAAATGGGCTTGAATTGGATAAATTGCCTGAAAATATGGAAAAAACTGAAAAAGGGTACAGATACAGCGTAAAATTTGAAAAAGATGCAAAAAACTTGTATGCTGTAATAAATGTAACTCTTGTGAGAAATTAGTATAGTAAAGTCTTGAAGTTTTACTTAATTTTATTCAAATTTTAGTTAATCTTAACTTTTGGTTATAGAAAAAAATAATATATATCACTTCTAGTTTAAAACACGATTTATTGGTTTTTATGGATTTTTATTCCATTTTTTAAGTGGATTGACTATAATAATAAAAAAGGACTATTTAACAATTTTACAGTTTAGATAGTCCAATTATTTTATTTTTCTTGATTTTAGAACGTAAATTAATTTTGTAGATGATTTTTTGATGTTTTTTATTAATTTTCACTATTTCATACTAATATTCATATTTTTTCTCATACCCTCTAGGTGTAATCATTTTCCATTTTTTTACAAATGTGTTTGAATTTCCAATTAAGACAATTGTAAGCATATTTATTTCAGAATCAAGCATTTTTTCAAGTGTTGTGATTTCATGCTCTTCATTTTCACGTCCAGCGTTTCTTACGATTGCTACTGGAGTGTCTTTTGATTTATGTTTTAACATAATTTGCTGTGCTTCTACGATTTGTGTTGTTCTTCCTTTACTTTTTGGATTGTATAAGCTTACGATGAAATCGCCTTGTGCTGCTAATTCTAAACGTTTTTTTATTAGTTCCCAGTCTGTTAGAAGGTTGCTTAGGCTGATTGTTACATAGTCGTGCATAATTGGAGCTCCTACGATTGCAGCTGCGGCATTTGTTGCTGTAACTCCAGCAATTACTTCTATATCCACATCATCATTTTTATCAATAACTTCGTACATAATTCCAGCCATTCCATACACGCCAGCATCTCCACTACTGATTAAAGCCACATTTTTTCCAGCTTTTGCCAGTTCCAGAACTTCTATACATCTATCAACTTCCTTCATCATACTTGAACTTTTTATTTCCGTATTTGGAAAATATTCTTTAATTAAGTCAGTATAAGTCTTATACCCAACAATTATATCACTTTTTTCCATCGACTCATAAGCTCTAAAAGTCATATCAGCCTTTTTTCCCGGCCCAATTCCTACCACGTAGATTTTTCCAATTTTGTTCATAGTTGATCTCCT
Proteins encoded in this region:
- the cobJ gene encoding precorrin-3B C(17)-methyltransferase: MNKIGKIYVVGIGPGKKADMTFRAYESMEKSDIIVGYKTYTDLIKEYFPNTEIKSSSMMKEVDRCIEVLELAKAGKNVALISSGDAGVYGMAGIMYEVIDKNDDVDIEVIAGVTATNAAAAIVGAPIMHDYVTISLSNLLTDWELIKKRLELAAQGDFIVSLYNPKSKGRTTQIVEAQQIMLKHKSKDTPVAIVRNAGRENEEHEITTLEKMLDSEINMLTIVLIGNSNTFVKKWKMITPRGYEKKYEY